A window from Hymenobacter volaticus encodes these proteins:
- a CDS encoding UDP-glucose dehydrogenase family protein has product MKVAVVGTGYVGLVTGTCFAEVGMDVTCIDIDQKKIDNLKQGILPIYEPGLEEMVTRNVSAGRLHFTTNLGEGIKDCDVAFIAVGTPPGEDGSADLKYVLAVARGIGENMNGYTVVVTKSTVPVGTAAKVHNELTQALEKRGANIEFDVASNPEFLKEGAAIDDFLKPDRIVVGVSSERAEEVMSKLYKPFLLNGHPIIFMDIPSAEMTKYAANSMLATKISFMNDIANLCEIMGADVNMVRKGIGSDARIGTKFIYPGIGYGGSCFPKDVKALIKTAAENGYQMQVLQAVESVNEAQKEVLFDKVKKHFGGELEGRKIAVWGLSFKPKTDDMREAPSLVIIEKLLAHGCSVSVYDPVAIPEAKHSLGDTVKYAKDQFEALVDADALLVVTEWPEFRSPSFEVVGKLLKQKVIFDGRNIYDPQEMKEIGFAYHCIGIRTDHKEPVAAASEKH; this is encoded by the coding sequence ATGAAAGTAGCAGTAGTCGGCACCGGTTATGTTGGTTTGGTAACTGGTACTTGTTTCGCCGAGGTAGGTATGGATGTCACCTGCATTGATATCGATCAAAAAAAGATTGATAACCTCAAGCAGGGAATTCTGCCAATCTATGAACCAGGCCTCGAAGAAATGGTAACGCGCAACGTTTCAGCGGGGCGCTTGCACTTCACTACCAACTTGGGCGAAGGCATCAAAGATTGCGATGTGGCGTTTATTGCCGTAGGAACTCCCCCAGGCGAAGATGGCTCTGCCGATTTAAAGTACGTGTTGGCAGTAGCCCGCGGTATCGGTGAAAATATGAACGGTTACACGGTTGTGGTAACCAAAAGCACCGTACCAGTTGGCACGGCTGCTAAAGTTCACAATGAACTGACGCAAGCGCTTGAGAAGCGCGGAGCTAATATCGAGTTTGATGTAGCATCCAATCCCGAATTCCTGAAGGAAGGCGCTGCCATTGATGACTTCCTGAAGCCCGACCGTATTGTGGTAGGGGTTTCATCGGAGCGAGCCGAGGAAGTAATGAGCAAGCTTTACAAGCCTTTCTTGCTCAATGGCCACCCGATTATCTTCATGGATATCCCGTCGGCTGAGATGACGAAATATGCTGCTAACTCTATGCTGGCAACCAAGATTTCGTTTATGAACGATATTGCCAACTTATGCGAAATCATGGGAGCTGACGTGAACATGGTGCGCAAAGGCATTGGTTCTGATGCTCGAATTGGCACTAAGTTCATCTATCCAGGCATCGGATATGGCGGTTCGTGTTTTCCGAAGGACGTAAAGGCGCTTATCAAGACTGCTGCCGAAAATGGCTATCAGATGCAAGTATTGCAGGCGGTAGAGAGCGTGAACGAAGCCCAGAAAGAAGTGCTTTTCGATAAAGTGAAAAAGCATTTCGGCGGTGAACTGGAAGGCCGGAAAATCGCCGTATGGGGGTTATCGTTCAAGCCCAAAACGGACGATATGCGAGAAGCTCCTTCATTGGTTATTATCGAGAAGTTGCTAGCACACGGTTGCTCCGTATCGGTGTATGATCCTGTTGCCATACCAGAAGCCAAGCACTCGTTAGGAGATACGGTTAAGTATGCAAAAGATCAATTCGAAGCGCTTGTTGATGCTGATGCATTACTTGTTGTGACCGAGTGGCCAGAGTTCCGTTCACCAAGCTTCGAAGTAGTTGGTAAGCTCCTTAAGCAAAAGGTTATTTTCGACGGTCGTAACATCTACGATCCACAGGAAATGAAAGAAATCGGTTTTGCCTACCATTGCATTGGTATCCGCACCGACCACAAGGAACCCGTAGCAGCGGCAAGCGAAAAACATTAG
- a CDS encoding DegT/DnrJ/EryC1/StrS family aminotransferase: MHIPFLSFAPQHNPLREEILAAIAAVYDKQWYILGDEVRVFEAAYALYNQVNHCIGVANGLDALHLTLKALQVGPGDEVIVPSNTYIATWLAISFVGATPVPVEPNPFTYNLDPAYIEAVITSRTKGIMPVHLYGQACAMGPIMTIAERHGLWVVEDNAQAQGSAWEGRLTGSFGAANGTSFYPGKNLGALGDAGAITTNSEELANQLRILRNYGSQQKYYNEVIGHNSRLDELQAAVLSVKLPHLLVWTQQRQEVARLYDQHLRGLGDLILPAIEVGATHVYHLYVVRTQFRDALQQHLTKHGVGTLIHYPVPPHRQQAYAHLHMNLGTYPIAEELAATSLSLPLWPGMQSEQVSEVASIVNSFFVNQ; the protein is encoded by the coding sequence ATGCACATTCCCTTCCTATCTTTTGCGCCTCAGCACAACCCGCTACGGGAAGAGATTTTGGCGGCTATAGCTGCAGTGTACGATAAGCAGTGGTACATATTAGGGGACGAAGTCCGAGTCTTTGAGGCCGCTTATGCCCTTTACAATCAGGTAAATCATTGCATAGGAGTGGCCAATGGACTAGATGCTTTGCACTTGACACTGAAGGCGTTGCAAGTTGGCCCCGGTGACGAAGTCATAGTGCCTAGCAACACTTACATTGCTACTTGGTTGGCAATATCTTTTGTGGGAGCTACCCCTGTACCTGTAGAACCTAATCCTTTTACGTATAATCTCGATCCTGCTTACATCGAAGCAGTTATAACGTCGCGTACAAAAGGCATTATGCCTGTGCACCTGTATGGTCAGGCTTGCGCTATGGGACCAATTATGACCATAGCTGAGCGCCACGGACTATGGGTAGTAGAAGATAATGCTCAGGCCCAAGGTTCGGCGTGGGAGGGAAGGCTTACCGGTAGCTTTGGGGCAGCTAATGGCACCAGCTTCTACCCCGGCAAAAATCTTGGTGCCCTTGGTGATGCTGGTGCTATAACAACTAACAGTGAAGAACTAGCAAATCAACTACGAATTTTACGCAATTACGGCTCGCAGCAGAAATACTACAACGAGGTGATTGGACATAATTCCCGTCTTGATGAGCTGCAAGCTGCAGTACTTAGCGTGAAGCTACCTCACCTGCTTGTTTGGACCCAACAGCGCCAAGAGGTGGCGCGCCTCTATGATCAGCATCTGAGGGGCCTCGGTGACTTAATTTTGCCTGCTATTGAGGTTGGAGCTACCCATGTGTACCATCTATATGTGGTGCGTACGCAATTTCGAGATGCTCTGCAGCAACATTTAACCAAGCACGGTGTAGGCACGCTCATTCATTATCCGGTGCCACCGCATCGTCAGCAAGCATATGCACACCTGCATATGAATCTTGGGACCTACCCCATTGCTGAAGAGCTAGCTGCTACCAGCTTGAGCCTTCCATTATGGCCTGGTATGCAGTCTGAACAGGTTAGCGAAGTAGCAAGTATTGTGAACAGCTTCTTCGTAAATCAATAG
- a CDS encoding alpha-1,2-fucosyltransferase: MVAVCLNGRLGNQLFQYAFAVSLSRKYKTFYVIDDSCAFDSVRKYFFAISITDGKYLRKIFKRIFAKQLKVIRQTGFEDADKVPVFLDNAYYDGYFQSIQYIENIKYELSNIFRIKPEFEKLFLDKYSFIFENINEKVVVLHYRIGDYAVWGNELLGGTNLVLPEVYYENALKLIPNINSCKVVLVTDDAKAVQDKLSFIQNKIIVSDQEIIDFQILMHADKLIISNSTFAWWAAALNQKKTQVFAPEFWIGFKVKKEYPIGIISSNFVKVSF; the protein is encoded by the coding sequence ATGGTAGCCGTTTGTTTAAATGGTCGACTTGGTAATCAATTATTCCAGTATGCTTTCGCTGTATCTTTAAGTAGAAAGTATAAAACTTTTTATGTAATTGATGATAGTTGCGCTTTTGATAGTGTTAGAAAATATTTTTTTGCGATTAGTATTACTGACGGTAAGTACTTGCGTAAAATTTTTAAAAGAATATTCGCTAAACAACTTAAAGTAATAAGGCAAACGGGATTCGAAGATGCCGATAAAGTGCCTGTCTTTCTTGACAACGCATATTATGATGGTTATTTTCAGTCTATTCAGTATATTGAAAATATAAAGTATGAATTGTCTAATATTTTTAGAATAAAGCCTGAGTTTGAGAAACTATTCCTTGATAAATATTCCTTCATATTTGAAAATATAAACGAAAAAGTCGTTGTATTACATTATCGAATAGGAGACTACGCAGTATGGGGTAATGAGTTGTTGGGAGGAACTAATCTAGTTCTACCTGAAGTATATTATGAAAATGCTTTAAAACTGATACCAAATATAAACTCTTGCAAGGTTGTTTTGGTAACAGATGATGCAAAAGCTGTTCAGGATAAATTATCATTCATACAAAATAAAATAATTGTATCAGATCAGGAAATTATAGATTTTCAAATATTAATGCATGCGGATAAATTGATAATTTCTAACAGTACATTTGCTTGGTGGGCAGCCGCATTGAATCAAAAAAAAACGCAGGTATTTGCGCCTGAATTTTGGATAGGTTTCAAAGTTAAAAAAGAATATCCTATTGGAATTATAAGCAGTAACTTTGTGAAAGTTTCTTTTTAA
- a CDS encoding acyl-CoA-binding protein — protein MNLQDNLNLQQQFEAAVSRVDNLPGDKAAAHMNELYGLYKQATEGDHDTEKDVVGDDTPSNPSGPSGMSQAQWDSWSKFKGMSEDEARQEYINKVNELAGPVGEATSVITGNGQPATGSQVNTTEENSTLAQQPNTGPGVSQGGLRGDITAGAPYGGEDHLKDEQN, from the coding sequence ATGAATCTTCAGGATAATCTAAATCTGCAACAGCAGTTTGAAGCGGCTGTATCGCGCGTAGACAACCTTCCCGGCGACAAAGCCGCTGCCCATATGAACGAATTGTATGGTCTTTACAAACAAGCAACTGAAGGTGACCACGACACCGAAAAAGACGTGGTAGGCGACGATACGCCGTCGAATCCTAGTGGCCCCAGCGGGATGTCGCAGGCGCAGTGGGACTCGTGGAGCAAGTTTAAAGGCATGAGCGAAGATGAAGCTCGCCAGGAGTACATAAACAAAGTGAACGAGCTAGCAGGTCCCGTAGGCGAAGCCACTTCGGTTATCACCGGCAACGGACAGCCTGCTACCGGTTCGCAAGTAAATACCACCGAAGAAAACAGCACTTTAGCGCAACAACCTAATACGGGTCCGGGCGTGTCGCAAGGCGGCTTGCGAGGTGATATTACAGCAGGTGCTCCGTATGGAGGCGAAGACCATCTGAAAGACGAACAAAATTAA
- a CDS encoding STELLO glycosyltransferase family protein translates to MSTTTSIVITSIFAPTKAVTKFASLPDYQLVVAGDKKSPATWSEPNVVYLSVADQEAMGFKMASKLPFNHYGRKMMGYLHAIQQGAQVIVDTDDDNIPYDDWTFPAMEGAFETSPANKGFVNIYKNFTSHHIWPRGYPLDLILNQDHNLKEEELTTETAKIGIWQGLADSDPDVDAIYRLVDNTEVFFDKRTPIVLAEGTFCPFNSQNTAVRRELFPLLYLPAYVTFRFTDILRGLVAQPILWAHGYRLGFTEATVLQERNPHDYVKDFESEIPCYLHPNRVIAAVTRAIDKSVTVSENLRRAYAELAKENIVTAQEIELLDLWLGDVEALTK, encoded by the coding sequence ATGAGTACGACTACCAGCATCGTTATCACCTCCATTTTCGCCCCGACCAAGGCTGTTACTAAATTTGCCAGCTTACCAGATTATCAGTTAGTCGTGGCTGGCGACAAGAAGTCACCCGCTACTTGGAGTGAACCAAACGTGGTGTATTTATCGGTAGCTGACCAAGAGGCTATGGGTTTCAAGATGGCTTCCAAGCTGCCTTTCAACCACTACGGCCGTAAAATGATGGGCTACTTGCACGCCATTCAGCAAGGGGCACAGGTAATTGTGGATACCGACGACGACAACATTCCTTATGATGACTGGACCTTTCCGGCGATGGAAGGTGCGTTTGAAACCTCGCCGGCCAACAAAGGCTTTGTCAACATCTATAAGAACTTCACCAGTCACCACATCTGGCCTCGCGGCTATCCTCTCGACCTAATTCTCAATCAAGATCATAATCTGAAGGAAGAGGAGCTGACTACTGAAACCGCGAAAATCGGTATCTGGCAAGGCTTAGCTGACAGCGACCCGGACGTAGATGCCATCTACCGGCTCGTTGATAACACGGAAGTGTTTTTCGATAAGCGTACTCCGATTGTATTAGCTGAAGGCACATTCTGTCCTTTCAATTCGCAAAACACGGCGGTACGTCGCGAGTTATTTCCGCTGCTCTATTTGCCCGCTTATGTTACATTTCGCTTCACTGATATTCTACGTGGTCTGGTAGCTCAGCCTATTTTGTGGGCGCATGGCTATCGGCTTGGCTTTACCGAAGCCACCGTACTACAGGAGCGTAACCCGCACGACTACGTAAAGGATTTCGAATCCGAAATCCCGTGCTACCTGCATCCCAATCGTGTGATTGCCGCCGTAACGCGTGCCATCGACAAATCAGTGACTGTAAGTGAGAACTTACGCCGCGCTTATGCAGAACTGGCCAAAGAAAATATTGTGACAGCGCAGGAAATCGAATTGCTTGACTTGTGGCTGGGCGATGTAGAGGCGTTGACCAAGTAG
- a CDS encoding ABC transporter permease yields the protein MQTTEAVNQFESFPIASPVENREWTEIIEPQTNLLDLRLGEVWRYRDLVMLFVRRDFVSTYKQTVLGPIWFFIQPLLTTLTYVIIFGNVAKLSTDGLPQLLFYMTGITVWNYFSTTLTSVSTVFTTNAAIFGKVYFPRLTMPLSIVLSNLVRFGIQLALFLGLWMYYLVTDSRIHPNWLIAVTPLLIILMGLLSLG from the coding sequence GTGCAAACTACGGAAGCTGTAAACCAATTCGAATCCTTTCCGATTGCCTCGCCTGTAGAGAATAGGGAGTGGACGGAAATTATTGAACCCCAAACCAACCTGCTTGACCTCCGGTTGGGAGAAGTATGGCGGTATCGTGACTTGGTAATGCTATTCGTGCGGCGCGACTTCGTTTCCACCTATAAGCAGACTGTGCTAGGACCTATCTGGTTTTTTATCCAGCCGTTGCTCACTACACTTACCTATGTTATCATTTTCGGCAACGTAGCGAAACTCTCTACTGATGGTTTGCCACAGTTGTTATTCTATATGACGGGTATTACCGTCTGGAATTACTTTTCAACAACACTTACTTCGGTTTCAACGGTATTCACCACTAATGCGGCTATTTTCGGTAAGGTGTACTTTCCACGTCTCACCATGCCATTATCTATTGTGTTGTCCAACTTAGTACGTTTTGGTATTCAACTAGCTTTATTTTTGGGTTTGTGGATGTATTACCTTGTTACTGACAGCCGTATTCATCCTAACTGGCTGATAGCGGTAACACCGCTGCTGATAATCCTCATGGGCCTGCTTTCATTGGGCTAG
- a CDS encoding ABC transporter ATP-binding protein has product MSNIAIKVENLGKLYRLGEVGTGTISHDLNRWWARMRGKEDPGAKIGETNDRTAKGNSDYVWSLKDVNFEVKQGEVLGIIGRNGAGKSTLLKLLSKVTTPTTGKIKVKGRIASLLEVGTGFHPELTGRENIFLNGAILGMTKTEIRSKFDEIVDFSGVERYIDTPVKRYSSGMYVRLAFAVSAFLEPEILIIDEVLAVGDAEFQKKCLGRMKDVSVNDGRTVLFVSHNMAAIQQLCTSGVLLKNGQLVFGGNVRDTLQEYSLLQRSIIEKDLSSRTDRQGTGLIKFTSIRFFDEYSQPVYNIVSGQNLTIKLEFQNNIKDTREHSVRFDLLIVDEHENTVSMLTTFYQGENTTINAQATLYSVTIPHLPLLEGNYNLGIYCKIDEDEADWIMNAADFPVEEGDYFNCGRVMPRGFGLVAVDHNIQLT; this is encoded by the coding sequence ATGAGCAACATTGCAATAAAAGTTGAGAACCTAGGGAAACTCTACCGGCTTGGTGAAGTAGGAACCGGCACAATTAGCCACGACCTGAACCGCTGGTGGGCGCGTATGCGCGGGAAAGAAGACCCAGGCGCCAAAATTGGTGAAACCAACGACCGCACCGCCAAGGGTAACAGTGATTACGTCTGGTCGTTGAAAGACGTCAACTTTGAAGTTAAACAGGGTGAGGTACTCGGTATTATCGGCCGCAACGGAGCCGGTAAATCAACACTTCTCAAGCTTCTTTCTAAAGTTACTACACCCACTACTGGAAAAATCAAAGTTAAGGGCCGTATAGCCTCGCTGCTGGAAGTAGGGACTGGGTTTCATCCGGAGTTGACGGGCCGTGAGAATATTTTCCTCAACGGTGCCATCTTGGGCATGACTAAGACCGAGATCCGCAGTAAGTTCGATGAGATTGTAGATTTCTCTGGCGTCGAGCGCTATATCGATACGCCTGTAAAACGCTACAGTAGCGGCATGTATGTGCGTCTGGCCTTCGCTGTATCAGCCTTTTTAGAGCCGGAAATCCTGATTATTGATGAAGTGTTGGCAGTAGGTGACGCTGAATTTCAGAAGAAGTGCCTAGGGCGGATGAAGGATGTGAGCGTAAATGATGGGCGTACTGTATTATTCGTAAGTCATAATATGGCTGCAATTCAGCAACTGTGCACTTCTGGCGTTCTGCTAAAAAATGGGCAATTAGTTTTTGGAGGCAACGTCCGGGATACGCTGCAAGAGTATTCACTGCTCCAGCGCAGCATCATCGAAAAAGACCTGAGTAGCCGAACTGATCGCCAAGGAACAGGCTTGATTAAATTCACGTCAATTCGCTTCTTTGATGAATACAGCCAGCCAGTGTATAACATCGTTTCCGGCCAGAATCTTACAATCAAGCTGGAATTTCAAAACAACATAAAAGATACCCGTGAACATAGCGTCCGGTTCGATTTGCTTATCGTGGATGAGCACGAGAACACGGTATCGATGTTAACGACTTTTTACCAGGGCGAAAACACGACTATCAATGCCCAAGCCACTCTGTATTCCGTAACTATTCCACACTTGCCTTTACTTGAGGGTAACTATAATTTGGGTATTTACTGTAAAATTGACGAGGATGAAGCCGATTGGATTATGAATGCGGCAGACTTCCCAGTGGAAGAGGGAGATTATTTTAATTGTGGTAGAGTAATGCCTCGTGGGTTTGGACTAGTTGCAGTCGATCATAATATACAATTAACTTAG
- a CDS encoding glycosyltransferase, with protein MQEFPSLSIIIPSWNQGRFIERTLLSILRQDYPGIVQVIVSDGGSTDETVEILKKYDDQLIWWSARDKGFVDAVTKGLAKATGEILAIQSSDDYYLPGAFRRMAEAFQHHPEAGFISGGEYGIDLHDKVEYANSFTGPITPHSILFQFVPPQHATFVRRSVLERTGVCEPK; from the coding sequence ATGCAAGAGTTTCCCTCGCTTTCTATCATCATCCCTTCTTGGAATCAAGGCCGTTTCATTGAGCGTACATTGCTTAGCATTCTGCGCCAAGACTATCCGGGCATTGTGCAGGTTATCGTTTCCGACGGCGGTTCGACCGACGAGACGGTGGAGATACTGAAAAAGTATGATGATCAGCTTATTTGGTGGTCGGCTCGCGACAAGGGATTTGTAGATGCCGTAACAAAGGGGTTGGCGAAGGCTACTGGTGAAATCCTGGCCATACAGAGCAGCGACGACTATTACTTGCCAGGAGCTTTCCGGCGTATGGCCGAAGCGTTTCAGCATCACCCCGAAGCCGGCTTTATCTCAGGTGGCGAGTACGGTATTGACTTGCACGACAAAGTAGAGTATGCCAACTCATTCACTGGGCCAATAACGCCGCATTCTATCTTGTTTCAGTTTGTGCCGCCACAGCATGCTACGTTTGTACGCCGTAGTGTGCTAGAACGTACCGGGGTATGCGAACCGAAGTAG
- a CDS encoding glycosyltransferase family 2 protein, giving the protein MPKLSVIVPCYFNEDNIPVTVRELIANESRFPLGIEFEYVFVDDGSRDQTLQALLTARRQYPDRIQVVELVGNVGSYNAIVAGMAQASGDCMAIITADMQDPPELMVQMYQYWQQGFKLVIGNRQDRQETGLSKRMSQLFHWLMKHMALRNIPDGGFDFVFFDRQVRDEIVRMQERNSNIFYLMVWLGYSYVNIPYVRRKREIGKSRWTLQKKLKLFIDSLLSFSFSPIRAISVVGLLLGVTALLYGVYVIGLRVFAPQGPAGWTTLMVVVLFVSAFQMIALGIIGEYVWRGMDAARSRPLYVVKQVYDASNHSEK; this is encoded by the coding sequence ATGCCCAAGCTTTCCGTCATCGTACCCTGCTATTTCAATGAAGACAACATCCCTGTAACGGTACGGGAATTGATTGCTAATGAAAGTCGATTTCCGCTGGGGATAGAGTTTGAATACGTGTTTGTAGATGATGGCTCGCGCGACCAAACGCTACAAGCTTTGTTAACAGCTCGTCGACAGTATCCCGACCGTATTCAAGTAGTAGAGCTCGTTGGAAATGTAGGATCCTACAATGCTATTGTAGCAGGCATGGCGCAGGCAAGTGGCGACTGCATGGCTATTATTACGGCCGATATGCAAGATCCGCCCGAACTGATGGTGCAGATGTACCAATACTGGCAGCAGGGCTTCAAGCTTGTTATTGGGAATCGGCAAGATCGGCAAGAGACAGGCTTATCAAAGCGAATGTCTCAACTGTTTCATTGGCTGATGAAGCACATGGCGCTGCGCAATATTCCTGACGGAGGATTTGATTTCGTGTTTTTCGATCGGCAGGTGCGCGATGAGATTGTGCGCATGCAGGAACGTAACAGCAATATATTTTACCTAATGGTTTGGTTGGGGTACTCCTACGTCAATATTCCTTACGTACGCCGCAAACGAGAAATAGGAAAGTCGCGCTGGACCCTGCAAAAAAAGCTTAAGCTATTTATCGACTCGCTGCTTTCTTTCTCCTTTTCGCCTATTCGAGCTATTTCGGTAGTAGGGCTACTATTGGGCGTGACGGCCTTGCTATATGGTGTGTACGTAATAGGACTGCGGGTTTTTGCACCCCAAGGCCCTGCTGGCTGGACTACGCTCATGGTAGTGGTGCTATTTGTATCTGCTTTCCAGATGATAGCGCTCGGTATTATTGGCGAATATGTATGGCGAGGCATGGATGCTGCTCGGAGCAGACCTCTCTACGTGGTTAAGCAAGTCTACGACGCTAGCAACCATAGTGAAAAATAG
- the asnB gene encoding asparagine synthase (glutamine-hydrolyzing) — MCGITGLFAFTDTGRNALAGLPASTDAIISRGPDSQGHFVYDRCGLGFRRLAILDLSADGNQPMTDESGRYTIVFNGEIFNFRELRQRLMNKGYQFHSQTDTEVILRLYITEGRGFLKKLNGFFGLAIYDKEEDSLFIARDRMGEKPVLVYRDEDKFMFASEMKSLMALGIPRKLDYVALSHYLQLNYIPGPATIFKGVKKLLPGHYLYIKGKKVVRKRWYKIPYDPKKVEKNKLSYEQQQSKLVSLLDDATARRLVADVPLGAFLSGGIDSSVIVALASRHTEHLNTFSIGYRDEPFFDETKYAKLVADKYKTNHTVFSLSNQDLYEHIFEVLDYIDEPFADSSALAVYILSKRTREKATVALSGDGADEMFAGYNKHMGEFQVRKGGFKAEAVTGLNLLWEILPKSRNSFFGNRVRQFQRFSRGMLSGPKDRYWDWATFASAADARGLLSADARRKVGKKLAEKRRKDILENLHAQGDLNEVLLTDMQLVLPYDMLTKVDLMSMANSLEVRPPFLDPNVVRFAFSLPVESKIDANMKKRIVQDAFRPMLPEELYKRPKHGFEVPLLKWFRGELRPLIEDDLLSDAFVEAQGIFDVNAVRALKTQLFSRSPGDVHARIWALIVFQHWWKRYMMATVPQVANSVV; from the coding sequence ATGTGTGGAATAACTGGACTATTCGCTTTCACTGATACAGGCCGTAATGCGCTGGCTGGACTGCCCGCATCTACCGACGCCATTATTAGCCGAGGGCCTGATTCGCAAGGACACTTCGTGTATGACCGTTGTGGGCTTGGTTTTCGGCGACTCGCTATTCTCGATTTATCAGCCGATGGGAACCAGCCGATGACCGATGAGTCGGGCCGGTACACCATCGTCTTCAACGGGGAGATTTTCAACTTCCGGGAGCTGCGGCAGCGGCTCATGAACAAAGGGTACCAGTTTCACTCCCAGACGGATACCGAGGTTATTCTTCGCCTTTACATCACTGAAGGACGAGGGTTCCTGAAAAAGCTGAACGGCTTCTTCGGCTTGGCTATTTACGACAAAGAAGAAGACTCGCTGTTCATTGCCCGCGACCGGATGGGGGAGAAGCCCGTACTCGTGTACCGCGACGAGGACAAGTTCATGTTTGCCTCCGAGATGAAGTCGCTGATGGCGCTAGGCATTCCGCGCAAGCTCGACTATGTAGCATTGAGTCACTATTTGCAGCTCAACTACATTCCGGGGCCAGCTACTATTTTCAAGGGCGTGAAAAAGCTACTGCCCGGCCACTACCTCTATATCAAGGGGAAGAAAGTAGTGCGCAAACGGTGGTATAAAATTCCCTACGACCCGAAAAAAGTCGAGAAAAACAAACTCAGCTACGAGCAGCAGCAAAGCAAGCTAGTAAGCCTGCTAGATGATGCTACTGCCCGCCGCTTAGTAGCCGATGTTCCCTTAGGCGCATTTCTAAGCGGTGGCATCGACTCAAGTGTGATTGTCGCGTTGGCTTCGCGGCATACCGAACACCTGAACACGTTCAGCATCGGCTACCGCGACGAGCCGTTCTTCGACGAAACGAAGTATGCCAAGCTAGTTGCCGATAAGTACAAGACCAACCATACGGTTTTCTCGCTTTCCAACCAGGACCTCTACGAACATATTTTCGAGGTGCTGGATTACATTGACGAGCCGTTTGCCGACTCATCAGCCCTGGCAGTATACATCCTCAGCAAACGCACTCGTGAAAAGGCAACCGTTGCTTTATCCGGCGACGGTGCCGACGAAATGTTTGCTGGCTATAACAAGCACATGGGCGAGTTCCAGGTGCGCAAAGGTGGCTTTAAAGCAGAGGCAGTAACAGGATTGAACTTGCTTTGGGAGATACTTCCCAAATCGCGCAATTCATTTTTTGGTAACCGGGTGCGGCAGTTTCAACGGTTTTCGCGGGGCATGCTTAGTGGCCCCAAAGATCGGTATTGGGATTGGGCTACTTTTGCCTCAGCCGCCGATGCTCGTGGTTTGCTTAGCGCCGACGCGCGCCGTAAAGTGGGCAAAAAGCTCGCTGAAAAGCGCCGCAAAGACATTCTAGAAAACCTGCATGCCCAGGGCGACTTGAATGAGGTATTGCTGACCGACATGCAACTCGTGTTGCCTTACGACATGCTGACCAAGGTGGACCTCATGAGCATGGCCAATTCGTTGGAAGTCCGTCCGCCTTTCCTCGACCCCAACGTAGTGCGTTTTGCTTTCAGCCTGCCCGTCGAAAGTAAAATAGACGCGAATATGAAGAAGCGCATCGTGCAAGATGCGTTCCGCCCCATGTTACCCGAAGAGCTGTATAAGCGCCCTAAACACGGGTTCGAGGTGCCTTTGCTGAAGTGGTTTCGCGGTGAACTTCGGCCTCTTATCGAAGACGACCTATTATCCGATGCCTTTGTTGAGGCGCAAGGTATCTTCGATGTAAATGCAGTCCGGGCATTGAAAACACAGCTTTTCTCTCGCAGCCCGGGCGACGTACACGCCCGCATTTGGGCTCTAATTGTATTTCAACACTGGTGGAAACGCTACATGATGGCCACTGTGCCACAAGTAGCCAACTCCGTTGTATAA